Proteins co-encoded in one Kribbella solani genomic window:
- a CDS encoding MarR family transcriptional regulator encodes MSSVEPGMALFRVVRYWSRRWTGAGQAVDAERGRDVMVTEAVAALQGDGGATVNQVADELGIDQSGASRFLAQAVERGYLRKVPSPTDARQRNLLVTAKGARMLAAAHRWQESVFADLTADWDAKDVQRFQEYLQRFLDAQQRRR; translated from the coding sequence GTGAGTTCCGTGGAGCCGGGGATGGCGCTGTTTCGGGTGGTGCGGTACTGGTCGCGGCGGTGGACCGGGGCGGGGCAGGCGGTCGACGCCGAGCGCGGGCGGGACGTGATGGTCACCGAGGCCGTCGCCGCGCTGCAGGGGGACGGCGGCGCGACCGTGAACCAGGTCGCCGACGAGCTCGGCATCGATCAGTCCGGCGCGAGCCGATTCCTGGCGCAGGCGGTCGAGCGCGGGTACCTGCGCAAGGTCCCCTCCCCCACCGACGCGCGGCAGCGGAATCTGCTCGTGACCGCCAAGGGCGCCCGGATGCTTGCCGCCGCCCACCGCTGGCAGGAGTCGGTTTTCGCCGACCTCACCGCCGACTGGGACGCCAAGGACGTGCAACGCTTCCAGGAGTACCTCCAGCGCTTCCTCGACGCCCAGCAACGCCGGCGCTGA
- a CDS encoding ABC transporter ATP-binding protein: MMPQSSAPEAGRISLLWSYARPHLPALILSLVLALVTSASQLASPLATRSVLDALAGGGSLLNPVLILLVLLVVGGAVGWWQWVMLGSLAERIVYEARQGMLTRFMRARVFPLLRRPAGELVTRVTSDSVLLREAASTSVVGIINGTALLIGTLVMMAVLDLVLVLATVAAVAVVAAVTIVLMPEIGRAQRRSQAALGSLGAELEGNLRAIKTVKAAGSEQRQLDRLTGHARSSRDESVRAVRREAMVWTVAGGGIQAAIIVILGVGAWRVSEGEMTVSTLVAFLLYAFVLLEPVSTLSENLTAFQSGLAAAGRIRELEQLEQEPPSETARTGPGDAGDAVASGDAVASVGSVASVGSVGSGGLPVDRAGAVMELRSVTAGYDPAGEPAVRDLDLRIPARGHLALVGPSGAGKTTVFSLLLGFLNPQSGQLTLQGVPYAEVGLPEVRRRLAYVEQETPVVPGTIRDNLTFLNADATDEQILDVLDQIRLRETVLALPDGLDTPLSDSSVSGGQRQRIALARALLADPEVLLLDEATAQVDGLTENAIHDAVRRHAAHATVVTIAHRLSTVIDADEIVVMEAGRIAARGTHQELLAVSELYRSLVQALRINTETELETAEPEPDVERVGGL, encoded by the coding sequence ATGATGCCTCAATCTTCCGCGCCCGAGGCGGGCCGAATCTCGCTGTTGTGGTCCTATGCGCGCCCGCACTTGCCGGCGCTGATCCTGTCCCTGGTGCTCGCGCTGGTGACGTCGGCGTCGCAACTGGCCAGCCCGCTCGCGACCCGATCGGTCCTGGACGCGCTGGCCGGCGGCGGTTCGCTGCTGAACCCGGTGCTGATACTTCTCGTACTGCTCGTGGTGGGCGGCGCGGTGGGCTGGTGGCAGTGGGTGATGCTCGGCTCGCTGGCGGAGCGGATCGTGTACGAAGCCCGCCAGGGGATGCTGACCCGGTTCATGCGGGCGCGGGTGTTCCCGCTGCTGCGCCGCCCGGCGGGGGAGCTGGTCACCCGCGTCACCTCGGACTCCGTACTGCTGCGGGAGGCCGCGTCGACCAGCGTGGTCGGGATCATCAACGGCACCGCGCTGCTGATCGGCACGCTGGTGATGATGGCCGTCCTGGACCTGGTCCTGGTGCTGGCCACCGTCGCCGCGGTCGCCGTGGTCGCGGCGGTCACTATCGTGCTGATGCCCGAGATCGGCCGGGCGCAGCGCCGGTCCCAGGCCGCGCTCGGGTCGCTCGGGGCTGAGCTGGAAGGCAATCTGCGGGCGATCAAGACGGTGAAGGCAGCCGGCTCGGAGCAGCGGCAGCTGGACCGGCTGACCGGTCATGCGCGCTCGTCGCGGGACGAGAGTGTTCGCGCGGTCCGGCGGGAGGCGATGGTGTGGACGGTGGCCGGCGGCGGTATCCAGGCGGCGATCATCGTGATTCTCGGTGTCGGGGCGTGGCGGGTGTCCGAAGGCGAGATGACGGTCTCGACGCTGGTCGCGTTTCTGCTGTACGCGTTCGTGCTGCTCGAGCCGGTGTCGACGCTGAGCGAGAACTTGACGGCGTTCCAGTCCGGGCTGGCCGCCGCCGGCCGGATCCGGGAGCTCGAACAACTCGAACAAGAGCCCCCGAGCGAGACCGCGCGCACCGGGCCGGGTGACGCGGGTGACGCGGTTGCATCGGGCGACGCGGTTGCATCGGTCGGCTCGGTCGCTTCGGTCGGCTCGGTCGGCTCGGGCGGGTTGCCGGTGGATCGGGCGGGTGCGGTGATGGAGTTGCGGTCGGTGACGGCTGGGTACGATCCGGCCGGTGAACCGGCGGTGCGTGACCTGGACCTGCGGATTCCGGCGCGCGGTCATCTGGCACTGGTCGGTCCGTCCGGTGCGGGCAAAACCACCGTCTTCTCGCTGTTGCTCGGCTTCCTCAATCCACAGTCCGGCCAACTCACGCTCCAGGGCGTGCCGTACGCGGAAGTGGGACTGCCCGAAGTACGTCGCCGGCTCGCGTACGTGGAACAGGAGACGCCTGTCGTACCCGGGACGATCCGGGACAACCTGACCTTCCTCAACGCCGACGCCACCGACGAGCAGATCCTTGACGTGCTCGATCAGATCCGGCTGCGCGAGACCGTGCTCGCCCTTCCGGACGGGTTGGATACGCCTCTCTCGGACAGCTCGGTTTCCGGCGGGCAGCGGCAGCGGATCGCGTTGGCCCGCGCGTTGCTGGCCGATCCCGAAGTGCTGCTGCTCGACGAGGCGACCGCACAGGTGGACGGGCTGACCGAGAACGCGATCCACGACGCCGTACGCCGTCATGCCGCGCACGCGACCGTCGTGACCATCGCGCACCGGTTGTCCACGGTCATCGACGCGGACGAGATCGTGGTCATGGAAGCGGGCCGGATCGCGGCGCGCGGTACGCATCAGGAGCTGCTCGCGGTCAGCGAGCTCTACCGCAGCCTGGTCCAGGCATTGCGGATCAACACCGAAACGGAGCTGGAAACGGCGGAGCCGGAACCGGATGTGGAGCGCGTGGGTGGGCTGTGA
- a CDS encoding TetR/AcrR family transcriptional regulator: MLEVDSPTRERTRRAILQAGIGTLIEHPSASIADVAQRAGVARSTLHRYYAGRKELVDGINAFVEHEYESALEKAKLDEGTGLEAYTRLCLELLESFDVFAWWFQETPEAGWEDEPDELRIAAAVARGQADGSIDPSLPAGWLSMTLWSNLYTARFYTQSGAATPRQAREYCLRTLLKCAAP; this comes from the coding sequence ATGCTGGAAGTAGACAGTCCCACCAGAGAGCGCACCCGGCGGGCGATCCTGCAGGCAGGTATCGGCACGCTGATCGAGCATCCGTCCGCCTCGATCGCGGACGTCGCGCAGCGGGCCGGCGTCGCGCGCAGCACGCTGCACCGCTACTACGCCGGCCGGAAGGAGCTCGTCGACGGCATCAACGCGTTCGTCGAGCACGAATACGAGTCGGCGCTCGAAAAGGCCAAACTCGACGAGGGCACCGGGCTCGAGGCGTACACCCGGCTCTGTCTGGAGCTGCTGGAGTCCTTCGACGTGTTCGCCTGGTGGTTCCAGGAGACCCCCGAGGCCGGCTGGGAGGACGAACCCGACGAGCTGCGGATCGCCGCCGCGGTCGCGCGCGGCCAGGCCGACGGCAGCATCGACCCGTCGCTGCCGGCCGGATGGCTGAGCATGACGCTCTGGTCGAACCTCTACACCGCGCGCTTCTACACCCAGTCGGGCGCCGCCACGCCGCGGCAGGCGCGCGAGTACTGCCTGCGCACCCTGCTCAAGTGCGCGGCCCCCTGA
- a CDS encoding redoxin domain-containing protein, with protein MTLPAAGSRAPDFTTRNQYGEQVRLSDFAGHRDVVLVFYPYAFSQVCTSELAALRDRPDLLSRAEFLAISCDPMFTLRAYADREDLGFSLLTDFWPHGAIATSYGVFESERGCATRGTFVIDRAGLIRWSVHNQLPDARNPDDYAEALANLA; from the coding sequence GTGACACTCCCGGCTGCCGGCAGCCGGGCACCCGATTTCACCACCCGGAACCAGTACGGCGAACAGGTCCGGCTGAGCGATTTCGCCGGCCACCGGGACGTCGTACTGGTTTTCTATCCGTACGCCTTCAGCCAGGTGTGTACGAGTGAACTGGCCGCGCTCCGGGACCGGCCGGACCTGCTGAGCCGAGCCGAGTTCCTGGCGATCTCGTGCGATCCGATGTTCACGTTGCGGGCGTACGCGGACCGTGAGGACCTCGGCTTCAGCCTGCTCACGGACTTCTGGCCGCACGGCGCGATCGCCACTTCGTACGGCGTCTTCGAATCGGAGCGAGGCTGCGCCACCCGGGGCACTTTCGTGATCGACCGGGCCGGGCTGATCCGCTGGTCGGTGCACAACCAGCTGCCGGACGCCAGGAACCCCGACGACTACGCCGAGGCGCTGGCGAACCTGGCCTGA
- a CDS encoding DUF3052 domain-containing protein has protein sequence MSATADHADGKSGVPNIAARLGLEAGWVVQEIGYDDDCDDDLRAAIREITGEDFAGEDTDEVVDAVLLWFREDDGDLVDAFFDILTDLKAGGVVWLMTPKVGRDGYVETSDITEAAPVAGLATTSTLSVTDDWSATKLVVPKSGRRG, from the coding sequence GTGAGCGCGACCGCGGATCACGCGGACGGCAAGAGCGGAGTGCCGAACATCGCCGCCCGGCTCGGCCTGGAGGCCGGCTGGGTCGTGCAGGAGATCGGGTACGACGACGATTGCGACGACGACCTGCGGGCTGCGATCAGGGAGATCACCGGCGAGGATTTCGCCGGTGAAGACACCGACGAGGTCGTGGACGCAGTACTGCTCTGGTTCCGCGAGGACGACGGCGACCTGGTCGACGCGTTCTTCGACATCCTGACCGACCTGAAGGCCGGTGGCGTGGTCTGGCTGATGACCCCCAAGGTCGGCCGGGACGGGTACGTCGAGACCAGTGACATCACCGAGGCCGCGCCGGTGGCCGGTCTGGCCACCACCAGCACGCTGAGCGTGACCGACGACTGGTCAGCCACCAAGTTGGTGGTCCCGAAGTCCGGTCGCCGCGGGTGA
- the aceE gene encoding pyruvate dehydrogenase (acetyl-transferring), homodimeric type: MPTQLPDIDPDETREWVESLDAVLDERGKARARYLMLKLIERARERQVGVPALRSTDYINSIPPEREPWFPGDEHIERRIRAFIRWNAAVMVSKANRKGLEVGGHIATYQSAASLYEVGFNHFFRGKDHPGGGDQIFIQGHASPGMYARAFLEGRLSTDQLDGFRQEVSRGPHQGLSSYPHPRLMPDFWEFPTVSMGLAALNSIYQARFNRYLHNRGIKDTSQQHVWAFLGDGEMGEPESLGAIGLAAREELDNLTFVINCNLQQLDGPVRGNGKVIQELEAFFRGAGWNVVKVIWGREWDNLLAQDHDGALVNKMNTTPDGQFQTYSVESGEYIRNNFFGGDQRLQQMVSNLSDEDLRRLPRGGHDYRKVYAAFKSATEHVGQPTVILAQTIKGWTIEALEGRNATHQMKKLTSDDLKAFRDRLYLPIEDKDLEDAYNPPYFHPGTDSPEYQYMMERRKQLGGSLPQRRVTPKTLKLPGDDVYAPLSKGSHAPIASTMALVRLFRDLMKDPEIGHRIVPIAPDEYRTFGMDSMFPTAKIYSPHGQNYEAVDRNLLLSWKESTAGQLLHEGISEAGAMGSVLAASTAYATHGEPMIPFYIFYSMFGFQRTGDWMWALGDQLGRGFLVGATAGRTTLTGEGLQHADGHSPLLASTNPSAVHYDPAFAYEIPYIVKDGLRRMYGYGLDQEKPFGEDVFYYLTVYNEPVAQPAEPENLDVAALLKGMYRFEEGQVADGEDAPRVQLLGSGVALPWVRKAQQILAEEYSVAADIWSVTSWNELRRDAIAAEQHNLLHPDEPEQIPFVTEQLKDTKGPVVAVSDFMRAVQDQISRWVPNDYTSLGTDGWGLADTRAAARRHFQVDAESIVVATLEILAKRGDVKPEVAAEAARKYRIDDPTAVAGVKQEGAGA; the protein is encoded by the coding sequence ATGCCCACCCAGCTCCCCGACATCGACCCCGACGAGACGCGTGAATGGGTCGAATCGCTCGACGCCGTCCTGGACGAACGGGGCAAGGCGCGGGCGCGCTACCTGATGCTCAAGCTGATCGAGCGAGCCCGGGAGCGACAGGTCGGTGTGCCCGCGCTGCGGAGCACCGACTACATCAACTCGATCCCACCGGAGCGCGAGCCCTGGTTCCCCGGCGACGAGCACATCGAGCGCCGGATCCGGGCCTTCATCCGCTGGAACGCCGCGGTGATGGTGAGCAAGGCCAACCGCAAGGGCCTGGAGGTCGGCGGTCACATCGCCACCTACCAGTCGGCCGCCAGCCTGTACGAGGTCGGGTTCAACCACTTCTTCCGGGGCAAGGACCACCCGGGCGGCGGTGACCAGATCTTCATCCAGGGGCACGCCTCGCCCGGGATGTACGCGCGTGCCTTCCTCGAGGGCCGGCTGAGCACGGACCAGCTGGACGGCTTCCGCCAGGAGGTCTCCCGCGGCCCGCACCAGGGCCTGTCGTCGTACCCGCACCCGCGGCTGATGCCGGACTTCTGGGAGTTCCCGACCGTCTCGATGGGGCTGGCCGCGCTGAACTCGATCTACCAGGCGCGCTTCAACCGGTACCTGCACAACCGCGGTATCAAGGACACCAGCCAGCAGCACGTCTGGGCGTTCCTCGGTGACGGCGAGATGGGTGAGCCGGAGTCGCTCGGCGCGATCGGCCTGGCCGCGCGCGAGGAGCTGGACAACCTCACCTTCGTGATCAACTGCAACCTCCAGCAGCTGGACGGCCCGGTCCGTGGCAACGGCAAGGTGATCCAGGAGCTGGAGGCGTTCTTCCGCGGCGCGGGCTGGAACGTGGTCAAGGTGATCTGGGGCCGGGAGTGGGACAACCTGCTCGCCCAGGACCACGACGGCGCGCTGGTGAACAAGATGAACACCACGCCGGACGGTCAGTTCCAGACCTACTCGGTCGAGTCCGGTGAGTACATCCGGAACAACTTCTTCGGCGGCGACCAGCGGCTGCAGCAGATGGTCAGCAACCTGTCCGACGAGGACCTGCGCCGGCTGCCGCGCGGTGGGCACGACTACCGCAAGGTGTACGCGGCGTTCAAGAGCGCGACCGAACACGTCGGGCAGCCGACCGTGATCCTGGCCCAGACGATCAAGGGCTGGACGATCGAGGCACTGGAGGGCCGGAACGCGACCCACCAGATGAAGAAGCTGACCTCGGACGACCTGAAGGCGTTCCGGGACCGGCTGTACCTGCCGATCGAGGACAAGGACCTCGAGGACGCGTACAACCCGCCGTACTTCCACCCCGGCACCGATTCGCCGGAGTACCAGTACATGATGGAGCGGCGCAAACAGCTCGGAGGTTCGCTGCCGCAGCGCCGGGTCACGCCGAAGACGCTGAAGCTGCCGGGCGACGACGTGTACGCGCCGCTGTCCAAGGGCAGCCATGCGCCGATCGCCAGCACGATGGCCCTGGTCCGGCTGTTCCGGGACCTGATGAAGGACCCGGAGATCGGGCACCGGATCGTCCCGATCGCCCCGGACGAGTACCGCACCTTCGGGATGGACTCGATGTTCCCGACGGCGAAGATCTACTCGCCGCACGGGCAGAACTACGAGGCCGTCGACCGCAACCTGCTGCTGTCGTGGAAGGAATCCACGGCCGGCCAGCTGCTGCACGAGGGCATCTCCGAGGCCGGCGCGATGGGTTCGGTGCTGGCGGCGAGCACGGCGTACGCCACCCACGGCGAGCCGATGATCCCGTTCTACATCTTCTACTCGATGTTCGGCTTCCAGCGGACCGGGGACTGGATGTGGGCGCTCGGCGACCAGCTCGGCCGGGGCTTCCTGGTCGGCGCGACGGCCGGCCGGACCACGCTGACCGGTGAGGGCCTGCAGCACGCGGACGGTCACTCGCCGCTGCTTGCCTCGACCAACCCGTCCGCGGTGCACTACGACCCCGCGTTCGCGTACGAGATCCCGTACATCGTCAAGGACGGCCTGCGCCGGATGTACGGCTACGGACTGGACCAGGAGAAGCCGTTCGGTGAGGACGTCTTCTACTACCTGACCGTGTACAACGAGCCGGTCGCGCAGCCGGCCGAGCCGGAGAACCTCGACGTCGCGGCCCTGCTGAAGGGCATGTACCGCTTCGAAGAGGGTCAGGTCGCCGACGGCGAGGACGCGCCGCGGGTGCAGCTGCTCGGTTCCGGTGTCGCGCTGCCGTGGGTGCGGAAGGCCCAGCAGATCCTCGCCGAGGAGTACTCGGTGGCGGCCGACATCTGGTCGGTGACCTCGTGGAACGAGCTGCGCCGGGATGCCATCGCGGCCGAGCAGCACAACCTGCTGCACCCGGACGAGCCGGAGCAGATCCCGTTCGTGACGGAGCAGCTGAAGGACACCAAGGGCCCGGTCGTCGCGGTCAGCGACTTCATGCGCGCGGTGCAGGACCAGATCTCCCGCTGGGTGCCGAACGACTACACCTCGCTCGGGACCGACGGCTGGGGTCTGGCCGACACCCGGGCTGCGGCCCGGCGGCACTTCCAGGTCGACGCCGAGTCGATCGTGGTCGCGACGCTGGAGATCCTGGCCAAGCGTGGCGACGTGAAGCCGGAGGTCGCCGCCGAGGCGGCCCGCAAGTACCGGATCGACGACCCGACCGCGGTCGCCGGCGTGAAGCAGGAGGGCGCCGGGGCCTGA
- a CDS encoding Gfo/Idh/MocA family protein has translation MRVALAGLGDIGLGAHLPALRRHPSVRLVRLVDPDAGRREAAAAQGIPVGADVDPGEVDGVVLATPPWVTPELVVRYARAGLFVLAEKPVATSVEAAGVYGQLSAEERGRVQVGLTYRHDPALQQLATWISDGTLGTPVLVRAHIYDEPYDPADVEHADRIIATLAHGTPVVHEGAHLFDWLSHLLGGQPESVDDAWSRMTRPGLPAANLTGARLSYPGGHQALVEFGWLTSALPRCELTFLGDRGLATLDGFTFELRLRTAAEDREIRFPGDRMTRCFDLQVQRFVDLYDGACKAGVPSLDDGIAALRTAQLVAGRAL, from the coding sequence ATGCGGGTGGCGCTCGCGGGGCTCGGGGACATAGGTCTCGGTGCACATCTGCCCGCCCTGCGCCGGCATCCGTCCGTGCGGCTGGTCCGGCTGGTCGACCCCGACGCGGGGCGGCGCGAAGCCGCCGCCGCGCAGGGGATTCCGGTCGGCGCGGACGTCGATCCGGGCGAGGTGGACGGGGTGGTGCTGGCGACGCCGCCGTGGGTGACGCCGGAGCTGGTGGTGCGGTACGCGCGCGCCGGGCTGTTCGTACTCGCGGAGAAGCCGGTCGCGACGTCGGTCGAAGCGGCCGGGGTGTACGGGCAGTTGTCCGCCGAGGAGCGCGGCCGGGTCCAGGTCGGGCTCACGTACCGGCATGATCCGGCTTTGCAGCAGCTCGCGACCTGGATCTCGGACGGCACGCTGGGTACGCCGGTGCTCGTCCGCGCGCATATCTACGACGAACCGTACGACCCGGCCGACGTCGAGCACGCCGATCGGATCATCGCGACGCTCGCGCACGGTACGCCGGTCGTCCACGAAGGTGCGCATCTGTTCGACTGGCTGAGCCATCTGCTGGGCGGGCAGCCGGAGAGCGTCGACGATGCGTGGTCGCGGATGACGCGGCCCGGGCTGCCGGCGGCCAATCTGACCGGGGCGCGGCTCAGTTACCCGGGCGGGCATCAGGCGCTGGTCGAGTTCGGCTGGTTGACCAGCGCGCTGCCGCGGTGTGAGCTGACGTTTCTCGGTGATCGTGGGTTGGCGACGCTGGACGGGTTCACGTTCGAGCTCCGGCTGCGTACGGCTGCCGAGGACCGTGAGATTCGCTTCCCGGGGGATCGGATGACTCGATGTTTCGACCTGCAGGTGCAACGCTTTGTCGACCTGTACGACGGTGCGTGCAAGGCCGGCGTGCCTTCGCTCGATGATGGGATCGCGGCGCTGCGTACCGCCCAACTCGTTGCCGGGAGGGCCTTGTGA
- a CDS encoding creatininase family protein, with the protein MTLVRWQHGNRSELGELLPEAIVVLPLGATEQHGPHLATGTDWILAEAVSLRAASLVHERAARPLVVAPVLPFGASDHHLPFGGTLSLSPETLLAVLLDVARSLQADGARRLLLVNGHGGNTGVCHAAAATASARYNLNAAHVDYWSLRSAGSSDVPVPGHAGQFETALMLGLDAGFVAERKERPDPPVGAAVDDVALHTAESWQRIDGYTDRPELADPAIGRKWFDQLAAALGDRLLELAEVL; encoded by the coding sequence GTGACCTTGGTGAGATGGCAGCACGGTAATCGTTCGGAGCTGGGCGAGCTGTTGCCTGAGGCAATTGTTGTGCTGCCGTTGGGGGCGACCGAGCAGCACGGTCCGCATTTGGCGACCGGTACGGACTGGATTCTGGCCGAGGCGGTTTCGCTGCGGGCTGCCTCGTTGGTACACGAGCGGGCGGCGCGGCCGCTGGTGGTGGCGCCGGTGCTGCCGTTCGGTGCTTCGGATCATCATTTGCCGTTCGGGGGGACGCTTTCGCTGTCTCCGGAGACCCTGCTGGCAGTGCTGCTCGATGTGGCTCGGTCCCTGCAAGCTGATGGCGCTCGGCGATTGCTGCTCGTCAATGGGCACGGCGGAAACACAGGCGTCTGTCACGCGGCAGCCGCTACCGCGTCAGCCCGCTACAACCTGAACGCCGCCCACGTCGATTACTGGAGTCTGCGTTCTGCTGGATCTTCCGATGTCCCCGTTCCTGGGCATGCGGGGCAGTTCGAGACTGCGTTGATGCTGGGGCTGGATGCCGGGTTTGTTGCTGAGCGCAAGGAACGGCCGGATCCGCCAGTGGGAGCGGCGGTTGATGACGTGGCGCTGCATACGGCGGAGAGCTGGCAGCGAATCGACGGGTACACGGACCGGCCCGAGCTGGCCGACCCGGCGATCGGGCGGAAATGGTTCGACCAGCTGGCGGCCGCACTCGGCGACCGCCTTCTCGAGCTCGCGGAGGTTTTGTGA
- a CDS encoding amidohydrolase family protein codes for MIDFHTHTPAWETATWLGGTPFGADEFVGFMDSAGIERAVVLSHDGLFDPTPESNDRLSEFVRAYPDRMIGFGTVAVRRKTAVAEAERMVGELGLRGLKLHPWLQGFSMHERSLDPICEVITSVGGVLLSHDGTPPYSTAGQIAALARRHPKLRVVLGHGGLHDLWREALVMTQETENLYLCICGTPPYAARHILQEAPPHKVIFGTDAGLSDKASQDYAVARVKEIDGWGITDAQRHAMLVDNPQRLLEPA; via the coding sequence GTGATCGACTTCCATACCCACACCCCGGCGTGGGAGACCGCAACCTGGCTGGGCGGTACGCCGTTCGGCGCGGACGAGTTCGTCGGGTTCATGGACTCGGCCGGGATCGAGCGCGCGGTCGTGCTCAGTCACGACGGGCTGTTCGACCCGACCCCGGAATCGAACGACCGGCTGTCCGAGTTCGTTCGCGCGTACCCGGACCGGATGATCGGCTTCGGCACCGTTGCCGTCCGCCGCAAGACGGCCGTCGCCGAAGCCGAGCGGATGGTCGGCGAGCTCGGGTTGCGCGGCCTGAAACTGCACCCGTGGTTGCAGGGCTTCAGCATGCACGAGCGGTCGCTGGACCCGATCTGCGAGGTGATCACCTCGGTCGGCGGCGTCCTGCTCAGCCACGACGGCACACCGCCGTACTCAACTGCCGGGCAGATCGCCGCGCTGGCCCGCCGGCACCCGAAACTGCGCGTCGTACTCGGTCATGGCGGACTGCACGACCTGTGGCGTGAGGCACTGGTGATGACGCAGGAGACGGAGAACCTGTACCTGTGCATCTGCGGTACGCCGCCGTACGCCGCCCGCCACATCTTGCAGGAAGCTCCGCCGCACAAGGTGATCTTCGGGACCGACGCCGGGCTGTCCGACAAGGCCAGCCAGGACTACGCGGTCGCGCGGGTCAAGGAGATCGACGGCTGGGGGATCACCGACGCGCAGCGGCACGCGATGCTTGTCGACAATCCACAACGCCTGCTGGAGCCCGCGTGA
- a CDS encoding enolase C-terminal domain-like protein, with protein sequence MTATIAAIQTARVSLRAAPELLVRGARGPHDRSDFLLVRVVTSDGVEGYGEVSATPIWSGEDGTSAEHFIRTVLAPALIGAPLTPVGAADDLMDKVLQGNPFTKAGVSIALWDAFARTLDVPLAVALGGPYRREIPIKLSLSGDPDELERAYNAATAAGFGAFKVKVGLGLEGDLQRVRRARELAGDAFLGTDANGGWSRADALRAVPELKALGVAFLEQPLEPRDVRGAYEVRQQGLPVIADESVFDVHDLLTVIEARAADMVSLYVGKSAGPGRAVRMGQLAAAHGVDVLIGSNGELGLGAAAQLHVAAALPALSAYPSDIIGAHYYTEDVLAKPLDSDGRRVRLTDEPGLGVTLRDDLLREFR encoded by the coding sequence GTGACGGCCACCATCGCGGCGATCCAGACCGCGCGGGTCAGCCTGCGCGCCGCCCCGGAACTGCTGGTCCGTGGTGCCCGTGGTCCGCACGACCGGTCCGACTTCCTGCTCGTCCGCGTCGTCACCAGCGACGGCGTCGAAGGGTACGGCGAGGTCAGCGCGACCCCGATCTGGTCCGGCGAGGACGGTACGTCCGCCGAGCACTTCATCCGGACAGTGCTCGCGCCCGCGCTGATCGGCGCGCCGCTCACCCCGGTCGGTGCGGCGGATGACCTGATGGACAAGGTGCTGCAGGGTAATCCGTTCACGAAGGCGGGCGTCTCGATCGCCTTGTGGGACGCGTTCGCCCGCACCCTGGACGTTCCGCTCGCGGTGGCACTCGGCGGGCCGTACCGCCGGGAGATCCCGATCAAGCTCTCGCTCTCCGGCGACCCGGATGAGCTCGAACGCGCGTACAACGCCGCCACCGCCGCCGGGTTCGGCGCGTTCAAGGTGAAGGTCGGGCTGGGTCTCGAAGGCGACCTCCAGCGCGTCCGCCGAGCACGCGAACTGGCCGGTGACGCCTTCCTCGGCACCGACGCGAACGGTGGCTGGTCCCGAGCCGACGCCCTGCGCGCGGTTCCCGAACTGAAGGCGCTCGGTGTCGCCTTCCTGGAGCAACCGCTCGAACCACGTGACGTACGAGGCGCGTACGAGGTACGCCAGCAGGGACTGCCCGTGATCGCGGACGAATCGGTGTTCGACGTCCACGATCTCCTGACCGTGATCGAAGCACGCGCGGCCGACATGGTCAGCCTGTACGTCGGGAAGAGCGCCGGACCCGGACGTGCGGTCCGGATGGGACAACTCGCCGCGGCGCACGGCGTCGACGTCCTGATCGGATCGAACGGCGAGCTGGGCCTCGGCGCCGCCGCCCAGTTGCACGTGGCGGCCGCACTGCCGGCGTTGTCGGCGTACCCGAGCGACATCATCGGCGCGCACTACTACACCGAGGACGTGCTGGCGAAACCGCTCGACAGTGACGGGCGGCGGGTCCGGCTGACCGACGAGCCCGGCCTGGGCGTGACCTTGCGAGACGACTTGTTGCGGGAGTTCCGATGA